The Scyliorhinus canicula chromosome 17, sScyCan1.1, whole genome shotgun sequence DNA window gaagcctacttgtgacaagggattattgttattattatgcactgcgagcctggaccggatgccaactcacccggattgactgactggagtctccaggatttgattttaatcatttgtgggagtcactggctgggccaacatttattgcccatccctaatttccctcaaacCGAGTGGCTGGCTTGGCCATCTCACagggcatttaaagagtcaaccacattgctgtggtttggaaccgtgtcggccagaccaggtaaggatggcagattttcttttctgttcattcacgggatgtgggtgtcgctggctgggccagcattcactgcccagccctaattgcccttgaactgagtgcatcTTAGAGagtattttaagagtcaaccagctgactgtggatctggagtcacgtgtaggccagaccaggtaaggatagaagatttccttcattgagggacaggagtgaaccagatgggtctttgcaacaatcgacaatggtttcatggtcatcagtaaactttcaatgaattcaaattttctgaagcaaaagagaaaatgctggaacatctcagcaggtctggcaggcatctgtagggagagaaaacagctaacaaaggaccatctggactcaacatgagatcttttctctccttacagatgctgccagacctgctgagatgttccagcattatctcctcggttactgtttatgaagctcaagatcgactttgctttgccatctattctctttaatatgacttgtagatatacaaaatctctcttcacctctttctcactcctcccaaagaggctagttgtgtttttgtgacaatccagcagttttcatggtcactttttcccagtgccggccccacaaatgaccagaatcattcagctcaatttcacaacctgcctttgtgttttgtgggttctctcactacctattttctcttttcaatcagtttcacagggtgttcgaaggggaggcttcaaagtccggaaactcaaactaagcatcacatcaggatctgacagagccctcaatttatcatatcctaaatatcagcggattttgaacatggaaggaaaaagcatcgttcacagtggggagaaaccgtacacgtcatcaggccccatgagacagaaatgcagccgcactgaggagaaacgtggaaatgtgcggactgtgggaaaggattcacttccccatccaagctggaaactcatcgacgcagtcacactggggagagaccattcatctgcttcaagtgtgggaagggattcgctcagtcatcCGCCCTGCTcggtcaccagcgagttcacacaggtgagagaccgttcacctgctccacgtgtgggaagggattcgctaagtcatccaacctgctgagtcaccagcgagttcacactggggagagaccgttcacctgctccacgtgtgggaagggattcactgagtcaaccacattgcggaaacaccagcgaattcacactggggagagaccgttcacctgcatcgagtgtgggaagggattcactcgggcaTTCAcactgctgaaacaccagcgtgttcacactggggagagaccattcacctgctccacgtgtgggaagggattcactcagtcattcaACCTGCTgtgtcaccagcgagttcacactggggagagaccgttcacatgctctacgtgtgggaagggattcactcagtcattcaACCTGCTgtgtcaccagcgagttcacactggggagagaccgttcacatgctctacgtgtgggaagggattcactcagtcatccaacctgctgagtcaccagcgagttcacactggggagagaccgttcacctgctccacgtgtgggaagggattcactgagtcatccacactgcggaaacaccagcgaattcacactggggagagaccattcacctgcaccgagtgtgggaagggattcactctgtcatcccacctgctgagacaccagcgggttcacactggggagagaccgtttcaatgtccagactgcgggaagagctataaaagttctggggaattgatgtgccatcaacgtgttcacactgacgagagaccattcaggtgctctcagtgtgggattgggttcagacaatcatcttacctcactgtacatcaacgaattcacaccggggagaggccattcacctgctccaattgtgggaagggattcaccacttcatccaacctgctgagtcaccaacgaggccacaagtaaccacagtgattggattttgctgtaaCTCagattcaggactgaaccatgttcatttgggtctctttctcctGATaataaactccagcccatttacaggggctaatattctggctgaaagttaaataaattagaattatgttaaatacgcagtgttgaaactttttactatctctgacacaagttatttCCTTTTGAAGTATTCTCGCTCTCcccgtctcttccatcctcacctccaacaagaagtgtgaggagcttgtggagcttctttgtgactgagattgagtcaatccgatcagctgtttctgctgcttccctcccttccacgagcccaccggaccaaactgcctctaaatttcatccttttgacttctggtggcggccatggagtaggaggtcgcgcatttgggagctcccgctcGTGACGGACATTTTGAACCTATTCTCCCGATTTTTTTCGGAATTCTATTAGAAAcatcggtggagagtgagacagtgaggagaaatcccccaccaGTATGTGGAGCCGTGGACCAGAAATGGTCGTAAAAGAAGAATTAGTTGAGCAGCGAAGCTGACTGTAGAACCTGCAGCACGGGAAAGCATGGCAGAGGCGCAGGATCCtggtttggtggcacagtggtcaatgtTACTGCGGGTGGAGTTCATTCAGGAGCTTCGCCAAGCAAATGAAGGCAACCTAATTAAGGCAAGGATTGATTGGGTGGAACAGGGGCTGGAAGCCCATGGAccagcgatccagaaggtggccgAGCACGAGGACCATTTAACCgctttggaggtggaggtggggctgatgagggaccaccagaaaaagttgcaggaggagctggagaacaggtcccagagacagaacctgaggattgtcgGCCTCCTGGAGGGCAGTAAGGGTCGGACGCAAGGGCATGTGTGACAAATATACTGGAAAAGCTGATGGGAGATGGGGCGTTTTCTCGACCCTTGGAAGTAGATAGAGCGCTTGGGAGTAAGCCGCGAGCGATATGAACCTCCGAGGGTGATCGTTtagaatggttggggggggggggggagagcttccgttatttgggaatccaggtggcacgggaatgggagacattacataagttaaatttgacccgGCTAGTAGAgcgaatgaaggaggactttagaaggtgggacatgctcccgctgtcactggcggggagggtacacaccgtgaaaatgacggtcctcccgggatttctgttttttttccagtgcctccccatctttattccaaaggcctttttaaaACCGGTAAACAAGGTGAgtttgggttttgtgtgggcgggtaaaaccccgcgagtgaagaaagtgttgctggagcgtagtCGAGGGGAGCGTTGTCTGGCACTGCCGAAcgttagcaactattactgggtggcaaataaaACCATGATTAggtagttggagggggggggggggggggggggtcggtctgggagcgggTCGAGGTGGCATTGTGTAAGGACACAAGTCTGGGAGCAttgataatggcacctctgccattctcgccagcccgggtactccacaagcccggtggtggtggcagccctgagagtctgggggtagtggaggaagcgcatgagtggagggagcatcggtctggcccCCAATTTGTATCAACCACCAGTTTGTacgggaa harbors:
- the LOC119951166 gene encoding zinc finger protein 229-like; this translates as WKCADCGKGFTSPSKLETHRRSHTGERPFICFKCGKGFAQSSALLGHQRVHTGERPFTCSTCGKGFAKSSNLLSHQRVHTGERPFTCSTCGKGFTESTTLRKHQRIHTGERPFTCIECGKGFTRAFTLLKHQRVHTGERPFTCSTCGKGFTQSFNLLCHQRVHTGERPFTCSTCGKGFTQSFNLLCHQRVHTGERPFTCSTCGKGFTQSSNLLSHQRVHTGERPFTCSTCGKGFTESSTLRKHQRIHTGERPFTCTECGKGFTLSSHLLRHQRVHTGERPFQCPDCGKSYKSSGELMCHQRVHTDERPFRCSQCGIGFRQSSYLTVHQRIHTGERPFTCSNCGKGFTTSSNLLSH